In Mercenaria mercenaria strain notata chromosome 13, MADL_Memer_1, whole genome shotgun sequence, the DNA window AACATAATGTAGAAAGTATTGAAAGTTCCAAATGGGAAACTAAAGTACATTCAGTTCTTGATTTTCCTACAATAATATACTTCTAATAAAGAAGACATTTTGCTCTATCGGTCTAAcattaacccttaacatgctggacactattgattctgccttggtgactagtgtagatcatgatcagactccATGCAGTCTGATAGTGATCTACACTGTTtgatattcagtcagtatctttttggtatgcaccccttgtaacagttaatggtactgtccaaattgaaagatggatataaagtttattacagaaatttagcagggtaagggttaaatgttgCATTATCTAAGTAGCACAAGTTTAGCCTTGAAATAAATGGACATAGCATCCATCTGTTCACTTGGCAGTTACACATTTACACTGGTATCATAATAAGTGGTACGATAgattagtttttaaaaaactgtataaatatgcTATTTCAGATACAAGAACTTgcataaatgtttgattttgCAGTTATTATGCCTGTTTATGTGGCCATGAGGAGGTTGTGCAGTACCTTCTAGAAAATGGTATGTCAGTTCAGCTGGTctgtttgtaaaattaaatttacatgttaGTTTTTCAGTTTGTTTGATACAAGCTTAATGCCTCATGATCAAGTTGTAAAGGTCACTGATTTCAGATCACTTAACCCTTATAAGGAAGCCACATATCTGTCTGGCTTACAGacggtcagtggttctacctaggtgcctacAGTGCCTGACATAATCCCTTAAGGCCCACTAAGGGTCTTCTTGTGCTGTCTAAAGCATATAGTTGTGTCGGTATTACTTTCAACCCATCATCAACACCAGTgttgttttttaacagtatttcaggtatGCAGTGTCATCAGTTAACTTTACTGGTGGTCATGAATTTTACTTCAGTTCTGCTTGCTGCATATAAGTCACCACAGAGAATATTGCCCTTCCCAAGGATCTGATTTGAGACTTCTCGGCCGTTAGTCACATATTCTACCTTCTGAGCTTAAGCCAGATTGGCAAGGTTGTGAGAATCAAAAGACATGAAATAGAACCTTAGATAGTGTTTATAATAGCATGAAAGATTTTCAGATGTTTGATTTGGCCATTTTaatgaccaattttaatgaatattttgttcaaatgaaaTGACCTAAATGACAGCATGTCTAAAAATGTCTTGATATACATGTTGTATGATTTTTTCCCCCATCTGAAtgtattttctttgaaaagttgGTATCAACCACGTTTACTTTCATATAATGCAAGGCCGTCGCGGGCGGTCCGGCCggtccggccatggccggaccacttttttggcCGAGCATGACCAGTTGTTTTTTCgcataaaatttcagcttttgcttAGATTGAAAGTGCCGAAATACTGCCTTGCTAATTATCCGCAACGAGCGGTATCTGTCATAATTGCCCGCGGGGTGTGAAAACTTCGGCACACTTCGTATCAAAAGTATCGACCCTGCTTGATTagattaatcataattaaacgcttatctttaatccggtatgatctaaagggcattttttttataatctataataattgttttgacgaaaacaaaaatagtcgtatgtttaaaaaaattagaaaagatgTGTTTTTcgtggtataataaaacaaaactaaccgaaagctaatttcttctaattattttgaataatcttaaataattgctttaaatcaaataaaatgcttaCGTACATCTcaactatataaaataatataaacttcgTTTCTATCTCTAAATTCTGAAACCGTATGCTTAACTCGTTGCTTAACGTATTGCTGCAAAATGGACATACCTGAAATTCCAAAACAACCTAAGACATTTAAGTTTCCGAAACACACCTTTGGTCGGAAAAATCCGGTGAACAGAAGTTTTCAGCCTTTGTGGTTCACTAATAGATCGTGGTTGCATTACGATGAAACTAATGACCTTGCTTATTGTCATGTGTGTATGTTTGCTCACATAGACGGCAagttgtcaagttcgaatcttgataaagtctttattattaatGCCACCGCCTGATGAGACTCACAGAGGGGTCAACATTCATTGGGCAAATGTCGGATAATTATCCttgaaaattgttataaaattgactgaaaatcttaatggaaaatgctttcaagatgcaaggaAAACGTACTTACGGGCATCccatatcttaaaattttctcggggGAGACCCCCCAAACCCCCCTTACGAAAGGGGGAAACCCCCTCTCCTGCTCTCCCCACTCTCCTGCCGTCGGCACTCGCGGGACGCCTTCGACGtcccatggccggaccactttttggAACCCGGCGACGGCCCTGTAATGTCATTTAAAggttgaaatttttatttttgtatgataGCCTGTGCTGAATGAACAAAGAAACAATAGACTGATTCTgttaattacaagaaaaaaagtaTAAAGAGTATTGCATAGACTTttataaatacagaaaaatagAGTAAGAAAAACACTCTCTCGAATATCTATGGCTCAATCACCCTGTTTCCCATGAGCATTTTATGTTGTTCCTCATCGTCAAGCATTTTGTTCATTCCCTTATGACCATGAGCGAGTAGTGTTTTACTGTAATAACAAAAGACCAGATTCAAAATTAAGTTGAGTGTTGTTGTTACAGGGGTACGATGTGAAGCAAATACGTTTGACGGAGAGCGCTGTTTGTATGGGGCTCTCACTGATACCATCAAAAGATTGCTGCTGTCATATAATATGGTCTCTTCTAAAGTAATGAGGAGAGATTTATATGAGGAGTTTCTTAGAAggtattatctccctttatttttagctcgacttttcaaagaaaaagtagagctattgcactcccCCTGGCATCACCGTTGCCattggttaaaggttttgataaagtcaaatatctctgttactatcaaagatattgacttgaaacttaaaatagttatttactaaaaaaagtctacaccaggagaaacaatccccataactctaatttgaattttgacagggttatgcccctttttaacctagaatttttttgttaatgtttttgataatgtcaaatatgtctgttactattaaagctcttgacttgaaacttaaaataattaaaatagttaaagtcttcaccaggagaaacaatccccatatctCTGATTATATATTATTGAGTTAagcccttttactggcaaagctctaattcagagtcaagcactgagaaaagttgagcatgctgtcttgtggacagctcttgttatagtaAAAAAGTACtgtgaaattgtttaattttcatgggcatgaaatttcatggtttggaCTTTAATGGCTAtgtcatggggatatgaatttgtgagTTAGGgcattttaatataaaatgaatgggaattttacaggTAATTGGGATTTGATTGTGTGGATTGACTTAACaacaaatccatgaaaattaatctctCATggatatcaatgatttcacagtgtacAAGTAATCACTTGCATGGAATTCAGTAGTCACATGGAACTATGCAATCGTTAACATTCATTGTTGACTAATTTAAATCGATTTCATAGTTGAATGAATCCATGAAATTAAGACCcaacaaacatataaaattctACTCATTTTATCTTCAGATGTTGAAATCTGTGAATTTGTATCCCCATGAAATATCTTGATGCACATGCAGGCATGTTACTTTTAAATCGAGTCTGTAATAATTACAAAATCTCATTGCAAAAGACGTGAACTAAGTAAGTGTATTAAAGAGAAGATTTTAACAATACTAACTTGTACACACTAGATTGTCAGATCCGGGGATGTATCAAGACGTAACATTTGATGTACATGGTGAGAAGTTTCCAGTACATAGGTGCATTCTCAGTGCAAGGAGCTCATATTTTGCGGACTTGTTTCGGACACGATGGAAGGGCAGGAAAGAAATAAAGCTTAAACACCAGATGGTAAATACTCTATTGTAAGCTCATGTGAATAGAAAGTAAGCTGTTAGTATAGACTGATACTATATTTTACCTTGGCTGGtgtcaacattttatttcaaatgttattttttacatgaaatgcTTGATTGCTCAATAAGCttggactggcgtttccggtgattttacccatgccggcaaaacccatctggcaccccccatgccagatgactttcgtgctgttaatgacaacagttggttcatgcactgataatatattgtttatgtaaaatacgaaaaaagcaggtaccttgatagcttttctccgttccttatagtatatttctcgattcaaaatacgttagtttaccgtaagaacataaccttacgctacaaatgataaaactaaagtggaactttgttattgtgtgtaacgcaaaacatcatgacgtcacttctgcttacggatgTTAATTTCCCATGCTTTGTGTttattctctactataagaaagagggCTACGTAAGAATTTCTACTTGTtacttgtaaaatacggtattcaagaaaaataatctgccagaataaaatgctaacatgtatacgatatgcaagaaaaaatatcagtcatgtgtttacgaatcggatagaaatatccgtccctcggccacctgcgcatgggcgggaattcggcaagcctcattaccgcccaatgcgcaggtgccctcgggacggatatttctatccgattcgtaaacacatgacagatattattattctttcATGGACTTTggatttctttttaataaaaatacatacatggcTTAAAAATCATCTTTTTGGAATcagctaaaatgatctttctttaaatttgaagttaggttatattatgaatattagaacacgagtttttgtttctaaactgttaTTAAAaagctaaataaaaaaaaaaacagctgtgAATCAAACCTGTACCCATGTAATCttggcaataaaaactttcctactatcttgaccaatacaccaagGAAGAATATGTATTTAAGACTTTCTTATAAAGCTTTAttattaaggcagtttaccttcaCTAATCAGTGActaatgcttttcaattttaaatggaaaagtTAGTAAAAAcgactaattctcatgtgtttccataacacaAATTCTGTCAGTAAATAGGTTTCAAAGAAagagcaataatttcctgataccgggtattttaaaattttcttctaATCTTTGTTGCCCTTCAATCTGGAGGTCATTCTCTTGAAAGCTTAGAGGTTTGAGCTAGATTATGTTACATATTGTATTAAGGGTGCTTCACTTGTATATTTGTTCAAGCCAGGTTCCTTGCGCAAGGTAATATTTTGACTACTCAAGCCCAGTAgcactttttgtttaatttcttttttaagacaTATGTTGTGAGGAAAAAATGTCCAGTTTTCACTGTTTCTTCAAATTAGGAAGATATAGCTAACACTTTTTCAGCAATATGACAATGTTCATGAATCAGTATTCAGTTGGTGAAAATGATCTAACAGCTTTGAcaatttttctgaattttttttttcttcagatttttcCAGGAGCTTTTAAACAGATTGTTCAGTACTTATATTCAGgtaaacattatttaaatttcaATCTACCTATACTTGTATTCAGGAAAGTTATTAGGTATTCATTAGCTAAagatttatgtttacataaatgtttgaATATAGGATTATtcatttattcctttaaatgttCATCCATAAAAAAATACTGGATGTAGTGGCAACTGagaggaaaaactttttaaaaatattctccTAAGAATTCAAAATACGTATACTGAAATTAGCCTTGTGTGACCTACCAAACTCCTTCAGATATTTTTTTATCCTCTGCCAAAGGTAAAGGGATAGTGTTTTGGGGCTGTCCATCTGGCTGTTCATCTGTCCATTGGTGTGTATGTCAGTCTGTACAGCCatctgaatttgcttgttatccaaaatgtattttagccagaatcaccaaacctcacataatcgTTAATTAGcatatgacctttgctcacatataTTGTTATCCCCCTTGACGctgtaaaagcagagttttccccttgatttatttaaaaaaattgaaaatgcttacaattcaaaatgtattttagccagaatcaccaaacctcacataattattaagtAGCACATGACCTTTTCTCACGtttagtattatcccccttgacagtaaaagcagagttttcccccttgatttagtaaaaaaaaaattgaaagtggTTATAATTCACAAAGTATTTTAGCTACAATCTCCAAACCTTGCATGGTCTTTGCTCACTtttagtattatcccccttgacccagtTAAAGCAGATTTTTTCCCGcttgattttgtaaaaagtaaGGATTTTTGACTGTGTCCAAGTAATCtatcgatggatcttcatgaaaatttacacaaatgtagatcactataaTTATGGCGGTGGCAAACATGCAACCTTTGCCACTTAATTGACCACAGTTATTGCCcattaattattttacagtacATAAATTCCTGCATTGTAAGTAatccattgaaggattttcacaacattaaaatacaaatatagatcactatagtgCAATAGTGCATGCACATCTTTCATAAGGATCACCAGTTATTGGCATTAAAGCGGTTTACAAAATATAAGTTTCCACAAAAAAAAGTAACCCatagatggatcttcatgaaacttaatacaaatatagagcACTATAGGGCAAAGATTTTccccttgatttagtaaaaaagtgGAACCAACAAACCATGGCTTAGTCCTATGATACATAACTTGTATATATCTGGaaaacaaaatatctttcaaaatatggTCCCCCAATTTACAAAAACAACCTATATAAATTCACCgaatttgcttttttatataagCTTCAGGCAATGCCACCAGGAGGCACCTTTTCCTTATATTGCAATAGTGTAAACTAGAATCTTCTTGTGAGAAGCAGCTTGcctaattttaaatatttaacagaagTGGTCCTTGGATGACCGTCAGCCCAATTCCATCAGATCATACCTCTAttttaaaaaacatggctgccctGCATGATGCGGCAAGGCAGGTCAAgtttttcatgtacatgtatgactGAAGTTAAAactttgagaatatttatttctaaaactaCTTGGCTTATTTCAGAGTTGTTTTGCTGAAAATTATATGCATCAATTTCATTTACAGGTCAAATGGAAATTCCAGTTGATGAAATAGAGCCATGTATTACTCTAGCAAAACAGTGTAAAATGGACAAACTTATCGAACTTATTGAGCAGAAATGCAAGAAGTTGGCATCATTTGGTAAGTGTGTTTTACAACAGGTTGGATACCATTGTAGATGGttaaattttttctctttttttttttctgaccatAATTGTGGTTTTTGACTTCAGAATAATCAGTAGTCATGGCTGTTAGTCAATACAATtttcagatatttaatttatttatggcTCTTTGACACAAATCCTGAAAGCATACCTGTTTATTATCAGATTGGCAAAATAAAAAGAGATGTGAATATTATCCAGTCCATTGAACAGTTTAAATCAGTATTCACAGAATCCCCCAAATGGGTTTTTGTTACTTTGCACCCGCAGTTTTTGAGACAGCTGTTATATATCTCTTAGTGAGGGGGttcaaaagtgcaaaaaaaaaaaaaactcagtttTTACCCCTCAACTTTAAATGCCAGTGGGACCACTATCTAAatgaaaaacattgaaatttaatcccagtcaacaagtaaaattcacattaatttgatcttaaaaaaatcaaaacccaCAAATTCATTAAATTGGTGTTTTGGCCAAAACTTTGAAATTCCATGTGCACAAAAATGCTTTTGCAGTAGAATCAGTCTTGGTGAAAGGAATATATTGTTCTTGCTCTGTTAGCAATATTTGAATTACTTATCTATATTTTCACAGCAATTTGCATTGTTTCAAAAATCGGAAAATTCATAAGTTTCTATTAACCATTActctgcaaaatttctaaaatggactgatctgtCATACAGTTTGGGCAGCACTATTTATTaatcaaagaggtgttcactgaaaatttactgacagaatagcggaCCGAGCAGATCATgcaggctggtcgcaaaggcaaaagtagttgccgccagtaggctaaaggttaaaaaatgaCAAGATCATTGGAAAAATTATATGCCAGCaaatttttatgatattaaacttttgaacaacaacaacaacaaagtcaGTCAATAATTCTATCTGACTCAGAGAGTTTGTACTAATCAAGCGTTCTGTTGCACATCAGGCATATGCTCCAGATTAAGGCTTTAGAGGGTAAAATAATTGTTAGCTTGTCCAATTTAGGAAATAACTAtgaggtattgttgtcacttgatggTCAGCATTAACCCATAGCATGCTGGACATGCTTGATTCTGCCTATGTCaccattgtagatcatgatcagcctgcacatccgtgcagtctgatcatcacctgtactgttcgccattcagttagtatctatttggtaagcaccacttttaacagttaatggaactgtccaaattgaaagatggacaagttcattatagaaactcagcagggtaagggttaacattggttaagatttttgtaaaatatttaaaagtttaaggatgtacgagtgaattttttctaatgttaatatttttttcataccctgtgagcttgaagaacattagtttctaagacaaacaagagcagaaaaaacataggtcaccgaactcgttttaattttatagggtattttcttcacccactgtttacgcatttctgaaattttgtaaaattgaaaaaatgttgtacttgatgaaacatataatatcctacttaatcttatagggatttatGGTCTTACagattaatatgaatatatggtgatgtcagtattatataagcataaatgtcattaACAAATCTCTTTAACTTTTAcctgttgacataattaccccacccacttaattttcaatggaaaacacgtatttagatctacaaaaaaagttCTGACttcaagattttcaaaatattttgcagcattaatgacacacaaaaatgcttcaaaatgtaaagaaaaaaagttggggtcactgtgcatctaagagatttattattaaaaaacttaaaaagtggtgaattttgatattttttgttatttttgttttagttcatattttctagataatataacatgctatcttgaaaacttttatttcatttatagcttaacattatatgtatcagtcagaaaaatatcaaaactttgtaCATTTGTTTAACATAGTATTAATTTTGTGTAAGTAAGCTAAGAACTAAAAGACTTCTTGCATAATACCTAATGCCAAGTGCTGACATATGAGTGAAAACACCTACAGGTGGCTCTCTGGTCTCTTGAAACAGACAGTGTTATATTGAActatttttagatatttctttactatgatttttttgtttctttatattttattggtATACAGAATCATCAAAGCCAGGTATTAACATAACAACAGTGTTAGTAGAGGAGACAGACAAGTGGCAGTTGCAGTTACATTTTGGTTCTCTCGCTGATATTGCTCTACCTGAAGAACTATGTTCTATTGTAAGTATATGTATTCACTGATTATCTCCCTTGTCCTATTGTAAGTATATGTTTTCACTGATTAACTCCCTTGTTCTATTGTAAGTATATGTATTCACAGATTATCTCTCTTGTTCTATTGTAAGTATATGTATTCATTGATTACCTCACTTGTTCTATTGCAGATTGGCAGTCTGGTCTGGATACGTGCTGGtcacttacagtttctctaattgcaataggctttgaaatcgaacagcatgAAACccgaccagactgtgcggatgtctcataaacattgtctatTTTCTTCAGGCCACTGGGGAGTTGCCGTTTGAACCAGAATTTGCCTCAGTCTATGCAGATATTCAAATAGTGGTAGAGGGACATAAATTTTACTGCCATAAGGTATGTTTACAGTCAAAGCTTTTTAAGAGTTAACGAAGTAATATATGTACAAACAATTCTATATACTAAGAGTATATTAAAGTAAGAAATTTAGTAAAccaaaaaatatcattaacaataaaattattttatattattcaatgCAGTGACTTCTCAATAAcgattttgattttatttgtaaGTAAATTTTTTTGTTCTGAGAATGTATTTTTAGATATAAGGTTATTAACAAGTTGTTGTCCACAAGTTTATGAGAGAGAAACATGGTTGGAGTTCTTGGCAttaacctttttagctcatccgAGCTTTGTTCAGGGAGAGCTATCAGTCAAGGTGGATGGTACTGTGTCCATCATCCATTGTCCGGTGTCAACAGTTGTACTTACACATCTCCTTCCCTGAAACATCCCATCAGAATTACATCAGAtgtggtcagtagcatcctggcatgagCCTCTATCAGATTTGATCAAATTGTTCACTTTGGACCCTTTTAGGGGCTTCCAACGACTTCTTTTCTTAAACCCCATGATAGATTTTCATCAGTCTTAGTCTATAGCATTATTATAAACTCCTGTCCCAAGTTTATTCCCAACAGTGCACTTGGcccatttaggggctgctagagctaaaaataaaaaaagtacctTTAAATggcttctcatgaactgcttgatggatcttccaCAAACTTGGTCGGTAGCATTATTGTCGCAAATTTGAACAAGTGGTTCCACTTGG includes these proteins:
- the LOC123528543 gene encoding ankyrin repeat and BTB/POZ domain-containing protein 1-like isoform X1, producing the protein MEQHELMLCCRRGDLTKIKYLVEQKEVNVNIRDKWDSTPLYYACLCGHEEVVQYLLENGVRCEANTFDGERCLYGALTDTIKRLLLSYNMVSSKVMRRDLYEEFLRRLSDPGMYQDVTFDVHGEKFPVHRCILSARSSYFADLFRTRWKGRKEIKLKHQMIFPGAFKQIVQYLYSGQMEIPVDEIEPCITLAKQCKMDKLIELIEQKCKKLASFESSKPGINITTVLVEETDKWQLQLHFGSLADIALPEELCSIATGELPFEPEFASVYADIQIVVEGHKFYCHKVFFCGRSDYFRALVHDHFGECWTSEEQLPVLELHNISVEIFVKVMYYLYQDYCELSEDNVYDVLCAADMFLLPGLKRFCANAMAKFLTVNDVVTVLRTARLFNLPRLEDQCAEFIAKNLDQVLQLEEFADLVKSDASEVQDREETDSIDIIDSIRFHITSFIQTYTEMQDAEESLKTIDEFLETLGLEC
- the LOC123528543 gene encoding ankyrin repeat and BTB/POZ domain-containing protein 1-like isoform X2 gives rise to the protein MVSSKVMRRDLYEEFLRRLSDPGMYQDVTFDVHGEKFPVHRCILSARSSYFADLFRTRWKGRKEIKLKHQMIFPGAFKQIVQYLYSGQMEIPVDEIEPCITLAKQCKMDKLIELIEQKCKKLASFESSKPGINITTVLVEETDKWQLQLHFGSLADIALPEELCSIATGELPFEPEFASVYADIQIVVEGHKFYCHKVFFCGRSDYFRALVHDHFGECWTSEEQLPVLELHNISVEIFVKVMYYLYQDYCELSEDNVYDVLCAADMFLLPGLKRFCANAMAKFLTVNDVVTVLRTARLFNLPRLEDQCAEFIAKNLDQVLQLEEFADLVKSDASEVQDREETDSIDIIDSIRFHITSFIQTYTEMQDAEESLKTIDEFLETLGLEC